From Medicago truncatula cultivar Jemalong A17 chromosome 7, MtrunA17r5.0-ANR, whole genome shotgun sequence, a single genomic window includes:
- the LOC11436794 gene encoding RING finger protein 10 isoform X2, producing the protein MSILPSQTQSSSSSSQNSTIPNPNLQHGISDSLSPLLHHSLGSLQIHDLPGPSNPAAENSGVPSEKVTELESSSGMKTPQRNSRTQSRSHSGRRTVGSSQYEGKTTGTVSSHRNQQTTGSVYSQGSTPLAGRKSQMANANHLLNFQYDPISRSQQRGPPPPPPARRQRKTRPYNKDLFLQANFKFMVLDSGNYSPDSMDPDKMLQWEDIICVTYSTPFPVQCPICLEHPLCPQITSCGHIFCFPCILQYLMLGEEDHKGDRWKRCPLCFVTISVKDLYTLHITNVKQYQVGDNIEFTFLTRKKDSFTLSHKNKQEGDNSSCGRGDVCDPFSKFTLTSDVDLSVRHAISDLDGWLARADSGLVDDMEKLPYVSAAMQQLKQRKKYWNEHKACYSEKSSNLIDYAPQTPSISTNAWDSDDESCSNGSRTSSTDFPDQSKVVILDKSTAGTCQDDTLDVDKVLAEKEITLSSSYEEKNCIQGHSNGIGDAKENDSYNFYQAVDGQHLILHPLNTKCLLHHYGSYDKLPHRISGRILQLETVTQSEAMRRRYRFLSHFPLTTIFQLCEVDLSEMLPPEALAPFMDEIKKRANQRKQIAKKEQKEKLKAEATDNYALSMSTHYQFISRDDPPTFSMDDFEGLHNFHYCS; encoded by the exons ATGTCCATCTTGCCCTCACAAACCCAATcgtcatcttcatcttctcaaaATTCGACAATCCCTAACCCTAATTTACAACATGGAATTTCAGATTCTCTTTCCCCTTTACTCCACCACTCTCTCGGATCTCTCCAGATCCACGATCTTCCAG GTCCATCAAATCCTGCTGCAGAAAATTCTGGTGTGCCCTCCGAAAAG GTGACGGAATTAGAGTCTTCAAGTGGTATGAAGACACCTCAGCGAAACTCTAGAACACAATCTAGGAGTCACTCAGGAAGACGGACAGTTGGATCTTCCCAATATGAGGGGAAGACAACAGGAACAGTTTCTTCTCATAGAAACCAACAGACTACCGGGTCTGTATATTCTCAAGGAAGCACCCCATTGGCAGGAAGGAAGTCTCAAATGGCAAATGCCAATCACTTGCTCAATTTTCAGTATGATCCAATATCCCGTTCTCAACAAAGGGGTCCTCCTCCTCCCCCTCCAGCAAGGAGGCAGAGGAAGACAAGACCATACAACAAAGATTTGTTTTTGCAGGCCAATTTCAAATTCATGGTGCTAGATTCTGGAAATTATTCACCGGACTCAATGGATCCAGATAAAATGTTGCAGTGGGAAGATATTATATGCGTGACATATTCGACCCCCTTTCCAGTTCAGTGTCCAATTTGTTTGGAGCATCCCCTGTGTCCCCAAATAACCTCATGTGGACACATTTTCTGTTTTCCATGTATACTACAATACTTGATGTTGGGTGAAGAGGATCACAAAGGTGATCGCTGGAAAAGGTGTCCGTTGTGCTTTGTGACAATATCTGTCAAGGATTTATATACACTCCACATCACAAATGTCAAACAGTATCAAGTAGGAGATAATATTGAGTTCACTTTCTTAACAAGGAAGAAGGATTCATTTACTCTTTCGCATAAAAATAAACAAGAGGGTGATAATTCATCATGTGGCCGAGGCGATGTATGTGACCCCTTTTCTAAGTTCACACTCACGTCAGATGTAGATCTCTCAGTGAGACATGCAATATCAGATCTAGACGGTTGGCTGGCCAGAGCTGATTCAGGTCTTGTTGACGACATGGAGAAGCTTCCATATGTTAGTGCTGCAATGCAGCAGTTAAAGCAGAGAAAAAAGTACTGGAATGAGCACAAGGCTTGTTATAGTGAAAAATCTTCCAACCTCATTGATTATGCACCCCAGACCCCATCAATATCTACAAATGCTTGGGATAGTGATGACGAAAGCTGTTCTAATGGATCAAGAACTTCCTCCACTGATTTCCCCGATCAAAGTAAGGTTGTAATATTGGATAAATCAACTGCTGGAACCTGTCAGGATGATACTTTGGATGTGGACAAGGTACTAGCTGAGAAGGAGATAACTTTGTCTTCTTCatatgaagagaaaaattgtaTTCAAGGGCATTCAAATGGCATTGGAGATGCAAAGGAAAATGATTCGTACAATTTCTATCAG GCCGTTGATGGTCAACATCTAATTCTTCATCCTTTGAACACGAAGTGTTTACTGCATCATTATGGTAGCTATGATAAACTTCCTCACAG AATAAGTGGAAGGATTCTACAATTGGAGACAGTTACTCAATCTGAGGCTATGAGGAGGCGGTATCGATTTCTAAGTCATTTTCCGCTAACCACAATATTTCAG CTTTGTGAAGTTGATTTGAGTGAGATGTTGCCTCCTGAAGCACTGGCCCCTTTTATGGATGAAATAAAGAAACGTGCAAACCAGAGGAAGCAAATTGCAAAGAAG gaacaaaaggaaaaattgaaGGCCGAAGCTACTGATAATTATGCTCTTTCCATGTCAACCCATTATCAGTTTATTTCTCGTGATGATCCTCCCACGTTCTCCATGGATGACTTTGAAG GTCTGCATAATTTCCATTATTGCAGCTAA
- the LOC11429118 gene encoding sialyltransferase-like protein 1 yields MRQHKQVASAARPKILYLVFAAAFFSLLLLFFIQSSFFSGSVFSDRRNSESIRDLFQFQSTVKQCVANRGLGLTADIIDHCTLVLKYPEGTNSTWYNQQFKKFEPLEYTYDVCEAILLWEQYRNMTTVLTREYLDVRPGGWVDYAPLRIAQLGAKKCYNKTLCEEQLNILLPAKPPFHPRQFRTCAVVGNSGDLLKTEFGKEIDSHDAVFRDNEAPVNEKYAKYVGLKRDFRLVVRGAARNMVPILNGSDDEVLIIKSLTHREINAVIKTLPNPVYLFQGIVLRRGAKGTGMKSIELALSMCDIVDIYGFTVDPGYTEWTRYFSAPRKGHNPLQGRAYYQLLECLGVIRIHSPMRSKRRQDWSDVPSREMISQAHAAAWHLRKSSADKAGGKGQFGNCKVWGNVDPDKGGPISGSSDMSDVRKYSNYKKWEVMPLKSLRKEAQVHYRQMEGVSQYKMDGNKLDDLVCVRHSLKSEV; encoded by the exons ATGAGACAGCACAAGCAAGTAGCATCTGCTGCGAGACCGAAGATTCTATATCTGGTCTTTGCCGCTGCATTCTTCTCCCTCCTCCTTCTCTTCTTCATCCAATCCTCTTTCTTCTCCG GCTCCGTCTTTTCAGATCGTCGCAACTCCGAATCAATTCGTGATCTATTTCAGTTTCAGTCCACTGTCAAGCAATGTGTG GCTAATAGGGGGCTTGGACTCACTGCAGACATTATTGACCACTGCACGTTGGTCCTTAAATACCCTGAAGGCACCAACAGCACTTGG TACAATCAGCAGTTCAAAAAATTTGAGCCTTTGGAGTACACGTATGATGTGTGTGAGGCAATACTACTATGGGAACAG TACCGTAACATGACCACAGTGTTGACAAGAGAGTATCTTGACGTTCGTCCTGGTGGTTGGGTAGATTATGCTCCACTAAGAATAGCACAATT GGGGGCAAAGAAGTGCTATAATAAGACTCTTTGTGAAGAACagcttaatatattattacccGCAAAACCCCCCTTTCACCCACGGCAGTTTCGTACTTGTGCTGTTGTTGGGAATTCTGGGGACCTTCTGAAGACAGAATTTGGCAAAGAAATTGATAGTCATGATGCTGTTTTTCGAGACAATGAGGCCCCTGTTAATGAG AAATATGCCAAGTACGTTGGTCTTAAGAGGGATTTCCGTCTAGTCGTGAGAGGTGCTGCTCGCAACATGGTTCCTATCTTAAATGGTTCTG ATGATGAGGTACTCATAATAAAAAGTCTGACACACAGAGAAATCAATGCAGTTATAAAG ACTCTACCAAATCCAGTCTATCTCTTTCAAGGTATTGTACTGCGTCGAGGTGCCAAAGGAACTGGAATGAAGTCTATCGAATTAGCACTCTCCATGTGTGATATTGTTGATATATATGGTTTCACTGTTGATCCGGGATACACTGAATG GACAAGATACTTCTCTGCTCCTAGGAAAGGTCACAATCCACTTCAAGGAAGAGCATACTACCAACTTCTAGAATGTCTTGGG GTAATCAGGATTCACTCCCCAATGAGATCCAAGAGGAGGCAAGACTGGTCAGATGTGCCAAGTAGAGAAATGATAAGCCAAGCACATGCAGCAGCTTGGCACTTGAGAAAGAGTTCAGCTGATAAGGCTGGTGGTAAAGGACAGTTTGGCAATTGTAAGGTGTGGGGCAATGTGGACCCAGACAAAGGCGGGCCTATTTCAGGATCATCAGATATGAGTGATGTCAGAAAgtattcaaattataaaaaatgggAAGTCATGCCTTTGAAAAGTTTGAGGAAAGAAGCACAGGTTCACTACAGGCAGATGGAAGGGGTCTCTCAATATAAAATGGATGGCAATAAGTTGGACGATCTAGTCTGTGTGAGACACTCCTTAAAATCTGAGGTGTAA
- the LOC11436793 gene encoding light-regulated protein 1, chloroplastic has protein sequence MQTALTFATTTFVPLTTPKSISHLATNLSFPTKLIASRSSPPRYTAIKVVTDNSDPSTVDYNSAFSVFPAEACETVGGDACLADMNPEVKLQPEARNDTPKTAASGNIEREYLDYNEPKTVFQAEACDDLGGAFCEPDYQKGVY, from the exons ATGCAGACAGCTCTAACCTTTGCAACCACTACCTTTGTGCCTTTAACAACACCAAAGAGTATCTCACATCTTGCCACTAATTTGAGTTTCCCTACCAAATTGATTGCCTCACGTTCTTCTCCACCTCGTTACACTGCAATCAAAGTTGTAACCGACAACTCTGATCCTTCAACAGTTGATTACAATTCTGCATTCTC AGTGTTTCCAGCTGAGGCATGTGAAACTGTTGGAGGTGATGCTTGTTTGGCAGACATGAATCCTGAAGTCAAGCTGCAGCCTGAAGCAAGGAATGATACACCAAAGACTGCAGCTTCAGGGAACATTGAGAGGGAATATCTTGATTACAATGAGCCTAAGAC GGTTTTCCAAGCAGAGGCTTGTGATGATCTTGGAGGAGCTTTCTGTGAGCCTGATTATCAAAAGGGTGTCTACtag
- the LOC11436794 gene encoding RING finger protein 10 isoform X1, producing the protein MSILPSQTQSSSSSSQNSTIPNPNLQHGISDSLSPLLHHSLGSLQIHDLPGPSNPAAENSGVPSEKVTELESSSGMKTPQRNSRTQSRSHSGRRTVGSSQYEGKTTGTVSSHRNQQTTGSVYSQGSTPLAGRKSQMANANHLLNFQYDPISRSQQRGPPPPPPARRQRKTRPYNKDLFLQANFKFMVLDSGNYSPDSMDPDKMLQWEDIICVTYSTPFPVQCPICLEHPLCPQITSCGHIFCFPCILQYLMLGEEDHKGDRWKRCPLCFVTISVKDLYTLHITNVKQYQVGDNIEFTFLTRKKDSFTLSHKNKQEGDNSSCGRGDVCDPFSKFTLTSDVDLSVRHAISDLDGWLARADSGLVDDMEKLPYVSAAMQQLKQRKKYWNEHKACYSEKSSNLIDYAPQTPSISTNAWDSDDESCSNGSRTSSTDFPDQSKVVILDKSTAGTCQDDTLDVDKVLAEKEITLSSSYEEKNCIQGHSNGIGDAKENDSYNFYQAVDGQHLILHPLNTKCLLHHYGSYDKLPHRISGRILQLETVTQSEAMRRRYRFLSHFPLTTIFQLCEVDLSEMLPPEALAPFMDEIKKRANQRKQIAKKEQKEKLKAEATDNYALSMSTHYQFISRDDPPTFSMDDFEALGNSALSSSPPVVGERKLFSSVTRLGFAAGHDSPSFPTQETSDLHSNNSIAGSSGTAGLRNGETLSYSNVISRAESNGTSNAPKTNDLGKKGKKPNRVLLSTSGGRRY; encoded by the exons ATGTCCATCTTGCCCTCACAAACCCAATcgtcatcttcatcttctcaaaATTCGACAATCCCTAACCCTAATTTACAACATGGAATTTCAGATTCTCTTTCCCCTTTACTCCACCACTCTCTCGGATCTCTCCAGATCCACGATCTTCCAG GTCCATCAAATCCTGCTGCAGAAAATTCTGGTGTGCCCTCCGAAAAG GTGACGGAATTAGAGTCTTCAAGTGGTATGAAGACACCTCAGCGAAACTCTAGAACACAATCTAGGAGTCACTCAGGAAGACGGACAGTTGGATCTTCCCAATATGAGGGGAAGACAACAGGAACAGTTTCTTCTCATAGAAACCAACAGACTACCGGGTCTGTATATTCTCAAGGAAGCACCCCATTGGCAGGAAGGAAGTCTCAAATGGCAAATGCCAATCACTTGCTCAATTTTCAGTATGATCCAATATCCCGTTCTCAACAAAGGGGTCCTCCTCCTCCCCCTCCAGCAAGGAGGCAGAGGAAGACAAGACCATACAACAAAGATTTGTTTTTGCAGGCCAATTTCAAATTCATGGTGCTAGATTCTGGAAATTATTCACCGGACTCAATGGATCCAGATAAAATGTTGCAGTGGGAAGATATTATATGCGTGACATATTCGACCCCCTTTCCAGTTCAGTGTCCAATTTGTTTGGAGCATCCCCTGTGTCCCCAAATAACCTCATGTGGACACATTTTCTGTTTTCCATGTATACTACAATACTTGATGTTGGGTGAAGAGGATCACAAAGGTGATCGCTGGAAAAGGTGTCCGTTGTGCTTTGTGACAATATCTGTCAAGGATTTATATACACTCCACATCACAAATGTCAAACAGTATCAAGTAGGAGATAATATTGAGTTCACTTTCTTAACAAGGAAGAAGGATTCATTTACTCTTTCGCATAAAAATAAACAAGAGGGTGATAATTCATCATGTGGCCGAGGCGATGTATGTGACCCCTTTTCTAAGTTCACACTCACGTCAGATGTAGATCTCTCAGTGAGACATGCAATATCAGATCTAGACGGTTGGCTGGCCAGAGCTGATTCAGGTCTTGTTGACGACATGGAGAAGCTTCCATATGTTAGTGCTGCAATGCAGCAGTTAAAGCAGAGAAAAAAGTACTGGAATGAGCACAAGGCTTGTTATAGTGAAAAATCTTCCAACCTCATTGATTATGCACCCCAGACCCCATCAATATCTACAAATGCTTGGGATAGTGATGACGAAAGCTGTTCTAATGGATCAAGAACTTCCTCCACTGATTTCCCCGATCAAAGTAAGGTTGTAATATTGGATAAATCAACTGCTGGAACCTGTCAGGATGATACTTTGGATGTGGACAAGGTACTAGCTGAGAAGGAGATAACTTTGTCTTCTTCatatgaagagaaaaattgtaTTCAAGGGCATTCAAATGGCATTGGAGATGCAAAGGAAAATGATTCGTACAATTTCTATCAG GCCGTTGATGGTCAACATCTAATTCTTCATCCTTTGAACACGAAGTGTTTACTGCATCATTATGGTAGCTATGATAAACTTCCTCACAG AATAAGTGGAAGGATTCTACAATTGGAGACAGTTACTCAATCTGAGGCTATGAGGAGGCGGTATCGATTTCTAAGTCATTTTCCGCTAACCACAATATTTCAG CTTTGTGAAGTTGATTTGAGTGAGATGTTGCCTCCTGAAGCACTGGCCCCTTTTATGGATGAAATAAAGAAACGTGCAAACCAGAGGAAGCAAATTGCAAAGAAG gaacaaaaggaaaaattgaaGGCCGAAGCTACTGATAATTATGCTCTTTCCATGTCAACCCATTATCAGTTTATTTCTCGTGATGATCCTCCCACGTTCTCCATGGATGACTTTGAAG CTCTGGGAAATTCTGCTTTGTCATCAAGTCCTCCGGTTGTTGGTGAGAGGAAATTGTTCTCAAGTGTTACTAGGCTTGGTTTTGCCGCTGGCCATGATTCTCCATCCTTTCCTACTCAAGAAACTAGCGATCTACATAGTAACAATTCAATTGCTGGTTCTTCTGGTACAGCAG GTTTGAGGAATGGGGAGACACTATCATACTCCAATGTCATATCTAGAGCAGAATCTAATGGAACTTCGAATGCTCCGAAGACAAATGACTTaggaaagaaaggaaagaaaccAAATCGAGTTCTTCTGTCAACATCTGGTGGCAGGCGTTATTGA